From Pseudomonadota bacterium, the proteins below share one genomic window:
- a CDS encoding RHS repeat-associated core domain-containing protein, whose amino-acid sequence MIVDHLGSIRLIVDIASGEIIQRIDNDTWGRVIADTNPGFQPFGFAGSLYDQHTALTQFGFREYDAISGQWTRKDPIGFQGSTNNLYSCAASDPVNFVDPEGAQTIFPRKPVAYIQEIRGLVQGQSTRVQIDRGEGLGFQCVGVGAPVYVGDVVRTDKHTRVSLRFVMGGCVNLHVDSAGTPTGARGFKILQLPRSGLPFLERLNSIERLQERESKVI is encoded by the coding sequence GTGATCGTCGATCACCTGGGCAGCATTCGCCTAATCGTCGATATCGCCAGCGGAGAGATAATTCAGCGCATCGACAACGACACGTGGGGGCGTGTCATCGCCGACACCAACCCTGGTTTCCAACCCTTCGGCTTTGCCGGCAGCCTCTACGACCAGCACACAGCGCTCACGCAATTCGGCTTTAGGGAATACGACGCCATCTCGGGGCAGTGGACGCGCAAGGACCCGATCGGTTTTCAAGGAAGCACCAACAACCTGTACAGCTGTGCTGCGTCCGATCCCGTCAATTTCGTTGACCCTGAAGGCGCACAGACTATCTTTCCACGGAAGCCTGTCGCCTACATACAGGAGATCAGAGGCCTTGTTCAGGGGCAGAGCACTCGAGTACAAATCGACAGAGGCGAAGGTCTTGGATTTCAGTGTGTCGGCGTGGGCGCCCCTGTTTACGTAGGTGATGTCGTGCGCACGGACAAGCATACTCGCGTGTCACTGCGCTTTGTGATGGGAGGATGCGTAAATCTCCATGTCGATTCGGCCGGTACCCCGACCGGGGCACGGGGATTCAAGATATTGCAGTTACCAAGGAGCGGTCTGCCCTTCCTCGAGAGGCTGAACTCCATTGAGAGGCTACAGGAGCGTGAATCGAAGGTGATTTGA
- a CDS encoding aldo/keto reductase → MDIRKLGHFGPDVSAIGLGCMGMSEFYGPSDREQALNTLSHALDQGITFWDTADMYGSGGNERLLAQALSGRRSEVVLATKFGIVRDAQGEFVGINGRPDYVQEACEASLKRLGTDMIDVYYQHRVDPQVPIEETVGAMARLVDAGKVRYLGLSEASADTLRRAQTVHPITALQTEYSLWSRDVEAQILPTCRELGISLVAYSPLGRGFLAGAARSRAQLAAGDWRLSNPRFDEANIIANRTLAEQIDSLARAKGVTSAQLALAWLLAQGDAIVPIPGTRRAERVDENAAATTITLTGHERETLASSFALHSAAGTRYPEAAMSLLNA, encoded by the coding sequence ATGGACATCCGCAAACTAGGGCACTTCGGCCCCGACGTCTCTGCCATCGGACTCGGCTGCATGGGCATGTCGGAGTTTTATGGTCCGAGCGACCGCGAGCAGGCGCTCAACACCCTGTCCCATGCGCTCGACCAGGGCATCACGTTTTGGGACACCGCAGACATGTACGGCTCGGGTGGCAACGAAAGACTACTAGCGCAGGCGCTGTCGGGTAGACGCAGCGAGGTAGTTCTCGCCACCAAGTTCGGCATCGTACGTGATGCGCAGGGTGAATTCGTGGGCATCAACGGTCGCCCAGACTACGTACAAGAGGCGTGTGAGGCCAGCCTCAAGCGGCTGGGCACAGACATGATCGACGTCTACTACCAACATCGCGTGGACCCGCAAGTGCCGATCGAAGAAACCGTCGGCGCCATGGCGCGGCTGGTCGATGCCGGCAAGGTCCGTTACCTAGGCCTATCCGAAGCCAGCGCCGACACCCTGCGGCGAGCGCAAACCGTCCACCCGATTACGGCTCTGCAAACCGAGTACTCCCTCTGGAGCCGTGACGTCGAGGCGCAGATCCTACCCACCTGCCGAGAGCTCGGCATCAGCCTGGTTGCCTACAGTCCACTCGGCAGGGGATTTCTCGCCGGGGCTGCAAGGTCGCGCGCGCAGCTGGCGGCGGGAGACTGGCGCCTCAGCAACCCTCGCTTCGATGAAGCGAACATTATCGCTAATCGCACGCTTGCCGAGCAGATCGACAGTCTTGCCCGGGCGAAGGGAGTGACCTCCGCCCAACTAGCGCTGGCCTGGCTGCTCGCGCAGGGCGACGCCATCGTGCCGATTCCAGGCACGCGACGCGCTGAGCGCGTGGACGAGAATGCCGCAGCCACCACCATCACACTTACGGGTCACGAACGCGAGACGCTCGCCAGCAGCTTCGCCCTCCACTCAGCGGCTGGCACTCGATATCCCGAGGCCGCCATGTCTCTACTAAACGCCTAA
- a CDS encoding TIR domain-containing protein, giving the protein MKDQNVFISYSHKDLAWAKLLAEEPISTTSGRAVTAIDFRVLLPGDHFDEKLEAQVKAADLVVCLVSSDFLKSEYIKAKEINWMLQSPQGGKQIVWVPLGAPGRARLSPEEQAIWADLQTRHYDIKLPRHPPVGNDRAAAELIQRLSGTILRRLDPIGTELQKRLKDFRDLTFVAQSEFAKVYSAVGCATGIKVAIKTPATSDMRTGFRRSLQRASALSSIPNIVSVYQAVDDKDPPFCMMGFIEGPTLAQCIEDHHRERKRIDFASIRHVLLKLALALRAAHLRELPHLNLTASNVMLGEHWEPHLTPMPRLPSEDLQGDEEYERYTAPERRKGQGWEPESADIFALGRLGLEMLAAGASEVAPQELGQAGDGCSIRALRPECPVSLERAVEQMRAEDPEQRARSLDVALSALMWFPDAKLGKVELSWARCRARSQSGAADAPRFFEKFYDEFFESQPEAKELFANRKDPRQSRRMDLLVSDAVRHLFIYYDINARLGGVPDELNPLAGQARSHVRMGAKPSFFDAFSRALIDTVRLFDPEIAEGDTNSPILEAWEDVLKPGTNYMYRTARPNQQCTPLPDTPAPGEKAELPRESTRH; this is encoded by the coding sequence ATGAAAGATCAAAACGTCTTCATCTCCTACAGCCACAAGGATTTGGCGTGGGCGAAGCTCCTAGCGGAGGAGCCGATCTCCACCACCAGTGGACGCGCGGTCACGGCCATCGACTTCCGGGTGCTCCTCCCAGGGGACCATTTCGACGAGAAGTTGGAGGCGCAGGTCAAGGCGGCCGACCTCGTGGTTTGCTTGGTAAGCAGCGACTTCCTTAAGTCCGAGTACATCAAGGCCAAGGAAATCAACTGGATGTTGCAAAGTCCACAGGGTGGGAAGCAGATCGTCTGGGTGCCGCTGGGTGCCCCTGGGCGGGCGCGACTTTCGCCCGAGGAGCAGGCGATTTGGGCCGATCTGCAAACGCGGCACTACGACATCAAGTTGCCGCGGCATCCGCCTGTGGGCAACGACAGGGCGGCCGCTGAGCTGATTCAGCGCCTGAGCGGGACGATACTGCGCCGCCTCGATCCCATTGGCACAGAGCTGCAGAAGCGGCTGAAGGACTTCAGGGATCTGACCTTCGTCGCGCAGAGTGAGTTCGCAAAGGTGTACTCGGCGGTCGGCTGCGCGACGGGCATCAAGGTGGCGATAAAGACGCCCGCCACCAGCGACATGCGCACGGGATTCAGGCGCTCCCTACAGCGTGCTTCGGCGCTTTCCTCGATACCTAACATCGTCTCCGTGTATCAGGCAGTGGACGACAAAGACCCCCCGTTCTGCATGATGGGGTTCATCGAAGGGCCGACCCTGGCGCAGTGCATTGAGGATCATCACAGGGAGCGCAAGCGAATCGACTTCGCCAGCATCCGGCACGTCCTGCTCAAGCTGGCCCTGGCTCTTCGCGCCGCGCACCTTCGCGAGTTGCCGCACCTGAACTTGACGGCTTCGAACGTGATGCTCGGCGAGCATTGGGAGCCTCACCTAACGCCCATGCCCAGGTTGCCGTCAGAGGACCTTCAAGGCGACGAGGAGTACGAGCGCTATACGGCGCCCGAGCGGCGTAAGGGGCAGGGCTGGGAGCCGGAGAGTGCGGATATCTTCGCGCTCGGCCGCCTCGGTCTGGAGATGCTTGCTGCAGGTGCCTCTGAAGTGGCGCCGCAGGAGCTGGGTCAGGCAGGGGACGGCTGTTCTATTCGCGCCCTGCGGCCTGAGTGTCCGGTGAGTCTCGAGCGCGCCGTCGAGCAAATGCGTGCTGAAGACCCGGAGCAGCGAGCGAGGTCGCTGGACGTGGCGCTCTCTGCCCTCATGTGGTTCCCCGATGCGAAGCTCGGTAAGGTGGAGCTCAGCTGGGCGCGATGCCGCGCTCGCTCCCAGTCCGGTGCTGCGGACGCGCCGCGATTCTTCGAGAAGTTCTACGACGAGTTTTTTGAAAGCCAGCCCGAGGCTAAGGAACTCTTTGCCAACAGGAAAGACCCGCGCCAGTCTCGGCGCATGGATTTGCTCGTGAGCGATGCGGTGCGGCACCTGTTCATCTACTACGACATCAACGCTCGTCTGGGAGGCGTACCGGATGAGCTCAATCCGCTCGCCGGACAAGCTCGCAGCCACGTGAGAATGGGCGCCAAGCCAAGCTTTTTCGATGCTTTTTCCCGCGCCCTCATCGACACGGTTCGGTTGTTCGACCCGGAAATCGCCGAAGGTGACACCAATTCGCCGATCCTGGAGGCGTGGGAAGACGTGCTCAAACCCGGGACCAACTACATGTATCGAACGGCCCGTCCCAACCAGCAGTGCACGCCTCTGCCCGATACGCCAGCGCCAGGCGAAAAGGCTGAGTTGCCGAGAGAGTCAACGCGCCACTAG
- a CDS encoding tyrosine-type recombinase/integrase, with protein sequence MHGTCDDFLAYCAQTRKLSGHTVKAYEIDIRAFLKSLGGEVCATEVDKGDLREFVDSCFSSGLSHATVKRRIACLQSLFRWLEGEGLIESSPFHRLNLKLHLPKRLPRNLSRSELRQLLRVAQRRIGLGPKSSYLTEEFPVITVGNINAVTTLLAVELLLTTGLRASELTNVSLDDLFLADRYIHIRGKGQRERRVFVTDECIQNLLRLYVQIRTVVSPDHTRLLVNSRGRPATPQCVRLWIRDLSSRANLGRRATPHMFRHSAATELIGSGVDIAHVQKLLGHQSISTTQLYTHITNEEVKRRVVKAQVRRRNYG encoded by the coding sequence ATGCACGGGACCTGCGATGATTTTCTTGCCTACTGTGCCCAGACGCGAAAGCTGTCCGGTCACACTGTAAAGGCCTACGAGATCGATATAAGGGCCTTCCTAAAGAGTCTCGGTGGCGAGGTTTGCGCGACGGAGGTCGACAAGGGTGACCTAAGGGAGTTCGTCGACAGCTGCTTTTCGAGCGGTCTGTCGCACGCAACGGTCAAGCGCCGGATCGCTTGTTTGCAGTCACTCTTTCGGTGGCTTGAGGGTGAGGGGTTGATTGAGAGCTCGCCATTCCACCGTCTAAATCTGAAGCTCCATCTCCCCAAGCGCTTGCCTAGGAATCTGAGCAGAAGCGAGCTTCGCCAGTTGCTTCGAGTCGCGCAACGGCGCATCGGCCTGGGCCCAAAGTCGTCGTACTTGACTGAGGAGTTTCCGGTGATAACTGTAGGCAACATCAACGCAGTGACGACCCTCCTCGCTGTAGAGCTGCTGCTGACCACGGGTCTTCGAGCTAGTGAGCTCACCAACGTATCTCTCGATGATCTCTTCCTTGCGGATCGCTACATCCACATCAGGGGGAAAGGGCAAAGAGAGCGTCGCGTGTTCGTGACGGACGAGTGCATTCAAAATCTGTTGAGGTTGTATGTGCAGATTCGAACCGTGGTGTCGCCAGATCACACAAGACTTTTGGTGAACAGTCGCGGGCGACCCGCTACGCCCCAGTGCGTCCGTCTATGGATCAGGGACCTTAGTTCCAGGGCAAATCTCGGCCGTCGCGCTACCCCCCATATGTTCCGTCACTCGGCTGCGACGGAGCTGATCGGCTCAGGAGTAGACATTGCGCATGTCCAAAAACTGCTGGGGCACCAGAGCATTAGCACCACTCAGCTCTACACCCATATCACCAATGAGGAGGTCAAACGGAGGGTGGTGAAGGCGCAGGTTCGCCGTCGAAACTATGGATAA
- a CDS encoding DUF3592 domain-containing protein gives MSLEGVPALFAILGMLIVFCLPFAVLFWVVKRFFFGMKQKVDYIKLLLPDGVPITGTITRVRRDRSGGYMRTYSSFEYTDQHGQRHIGEVGGPGYSEGDPIELMYLPDDPKVHEIAQVIAALREKAKRKQRGVARGRG, from the coding sequence TTGAGCCTCGAAGGTGTTCCCGCGCTGTTTGCCATCCTCGGCATGCTCATAGTGTTCTGCCTGCCCTTCGCAGTGCTGTTTTGGGTGGTGAAACGCTTCTTCTTCGGCATGAAGCAGAAGGTGGACTACATCAAGCTCCTACTCCCTGACGGCGTGCCCATTACCGGCACGATCACTCGCGTTAGGCGCGATCGATCCGGGGGTTACATGCGCACGTACTCCAGCTTCGAATACACCGATCAACACGGCCAGCGGCATATCGGAGAAGTTGGCGGCCCTGGCTACTCAGAGGGCGACCCAATCGAGCTGATGTACTTGCCCGACGACCCTAAAGTACACGAGATAGCGCAGGTGATCGCGGCACTGCGAGAAAAGGCGAAGCGCAAGCAGAGAGGAGTAGCTCGTGGTCGAGGCTAA
- a CDS encoding TIR domain-containing protein, with the protein MEESARHVFLSYAAADTLPVQRVVSLLRNRGWPIWWDQEQLLIGERPSDTILQAIEDASCVVVFWSSSALESNWVLDEAEEAQRASKLVPVRLEDVMPPLGLRQHLFVDLFTQDQEAEARLLAHIEARLEADKASLSPHGRHTPLEIPSLLNDPHTEPKERAAIGDRLARLGDLGPGVGLSAGGLPDIGWCKVPSGTFSFGDALEPIEIDEYYMARFPVTNAQFQTFIEDGGYDQDAWWEDLDDRAPASHGRWNVPNRPRERVLWCEAVAYCRWLSKRLGYRVRLPTEHEWEKAARGQDARIYPWGDQYEAGYAHVDESGAGISGAKPEETIAVGLFPHGASPYGVEDMSGNVWEWCANEYGSPQRTQISGDAARSLRGGSWQDLPFSATNSYRFWYFSGERHSHVGFRVCCSCPVDAKQRRGQVEEAKHTRRKTHERGNATQTIVGKRSSADYDVFLCHNSEDKEEVERIGRALIERGILPWLDKWDLRPGYTWQEAIEAQIEAGRAAAIIVGDSGFGQWHTKEMRAFISEYLDRELPVIPVLLPTAQTTPTLPIFLRDLTWVDFREVGAIDRLVWGITGDKSGTPMRPRPP; encoded by the coding sequence ATGGAAGAGAGCGCGAGACACGTCTTTCTCAGCTACGCAGCTGCAGACACTCTGCCAGTACAGAGAGTCGTCAGTCTGCTCAGAAACCGCGGGTGGCCGATCTGGTGGGACCAAGAGCAGCTGCTGATCGGGGAGCGACCGAGCGATACGATCCTCCAAGCCATCGAGGACGCCAGCTGCGTGGTCGTGTTCTGGTCGTCTAGCGCTCTCGAATCGAACTGGGTGCTAGACGAAGCGGAGGAAGCGCAACGGGCAAGCAAGCTCGTGCCCGTACGACTTGAGGACGTGATGCCACCGCTCGGCCTTAGACAGCACCTTTTCGTTGATCTGTTCACTCAGGATCAAGAGGCAGAAGCTCGCCTACTTGCGCACATTGAAGCGCGGCTTGAGGCCGACAAGGCTAGCTTGTCCCCACACGGTAGGCATACACCCTTGGAGATACCATCCCTCCTCAATGACCCTCACACAGAGCCAAAGGAGCGTGCAGCTATAGGCGACAGGCTTGCACGGTTAGGTGACCTTGGACCTGGTGTAGGCCTATCGGCTGGCGGCCTGCCGGATATCGGCTGGTGCAAGGTGCCCAGCGGGACGTTCTCCTTTGGCGATGCCTTGGAGCCTATTGAGATCGACGAGTACTACATGGCGCGCTTTCCGGTGACTAACGCCCAATTTCAAACCTTCATTGAAGATGGCGGCTATGATCAGGACGCCTGGTGGGAGGATCTCGATGATAGAGCGCCCGCGAGCCACGGTCGCTGGAACGTGCCCAATCGACCACGGGAAAGGGTGCTTTGGTGCGAGGCGGTGGCCTATTGCCGATGGCTAAGCAAACGCCTCGGGTATCGGGTGAGGCTTCCAACCGAACACGAATGGGAGAAAGCTGCTCGGGGACAAGACGCTCGCATCTACCCGTGGGGCGATCAGTACGAGGCCGGTTACGCACACGTAGACGAGAGTGGCGCCGGTATCAGTGGCGCGAAGCCAGAGGAGACAATCGCCGTTGGGCTATTCCCCCATGGGGCCTCTCCTTATGGCGTTGAAGATATGAGTGGGAACGTCTGGGAATGGTGTGCTAATGAATATGGAAGTCCGCAGCGCACGCAGATAAGTGGCGATGCAGCCCGTTCACTTCGGGGCGGGTCTTGGCAAGACTTGCCCTTCAGCGCAACCAATTCCTACCGATTCTGGTACTTCTCGGGCGAGCGCCACTCCCACGTGGGTTTCCGCGTGTGTTGTTCGTGTCCGGTGGACGCCAAGCAGCGACGCGGTCAAGTCGAAGAAGCCAAGCACACTAGGCGTAAAACACATGAGAGAGGAAATGCTACGCAAACGATAGTCGGTAAGCGAAGTTCTGCGGACTACGACGTGTTTCTTTGCCACAACTCGGAAGATAAAGAGGAAGTGGAGAGGATCGGCCGAGCACTCATCGAACGGGGGATCCTCCCATGGCTAGATAAGTGGGACTTGCGGCCTGGATACACTTGGCAGGAGGCCATCGAAGCACAGATCGAAGCCGGCAGAGCGGCTGCCATAATCGTTGGCGACTCAGGTTTTGGCCAATGGCATACCAAGGAAATGCGCGCATTCATTTCCGAGTATCTCGATCGGGAGCTGCCGGTCATTCCCGTGCTCTTGCCCACAGCACAGACCACCCCGACGCTTCCGATCTTCCTACGGGACCTGACCTGGGTGGACTTCCGAGAGGTCGGCGCGATCGACCGCCTTGTCTGGGGTATCACGGGGGATAAAAGCGGGACTCCAATGCGCCCGAGACCGCCCTAG